The nucleotide sequence TTTGTCACTTCAGCTGGGCAGTTTCCAGGGGGGTTTGGTGCTCCCGGCCATCCTGCTTTCACGTCATTCGCGGCCGCTTTCGGTGCTCAAGATGCTTATGGAGGGCAGCCTGCCTCTTCCCGTGGCCAGGATGCCGGTAGAGGGCAACCTGCATCTTCTCGTGGTCAGGATGCCGGTGGAGGCCGGGCTACCACCTTTGCTGATAAGTATGCTGCTAATGGAGGCCAGACTGCTGCTAATGGGGCTACAAACCTTGGCGCCAGCgctgacaacccaattgatgtcaTCCCTATATCAGCTTACAGGCCGACACCGCCACCTGTTATACCActggatgacgatgacgatgacaaTGAGCATTTCACTGGCAACCAGACGTCAGCATCTGGGCGGAAGATCAAGAGGCCGTCCCACCTAAGTGGATATAAGATGAGCGGCGGTTTGGGCAGTGATGACAACAATGGTGTGAAGACCAAACGCAACAAATCCTTTCACAGGAAGGCTGGTGCTGACAATGAGTTTACCTCGGTGCCCCTTTCATCCAGCAATCCCAGGGAAGTTGTGGAAGAGGTTCTCATGAACTTCGAGGCCCTGCGGCGTAGACATCTTCAATTGGATCAGGCACAAGAGAGTACCAAACGCCCAGACCTTAAGATTGGTGCCACGATGATGGCCTGTAATCTTAGGGCTAACATCGGTAAGAGGATTGGAGTTGTTCCTGGAATCGAGATAGGGGATATTTTCTACTTCAGGATGGAGCTATGCATTATTGGCTTGCATACTCCTACCATGGCTGGAATTGATTATATGACCCACACATTTGGTGATAAGGGTGATGATTCTGTAGCAGTATGTATTGTCGCTGCAGGTGTTTATGAGAATGAAGATGATGCTACAGACACACTAGTCTACAGCGGTTCAGGAGGTAGTAGCAAGAACAATGAGGAGATGCATGACCAGAAGCTTGAGAGGGGTAACCTTGCTCTTCAGATGAGCCTGTCGAGAAAGAATGTGATCCGGGTTGTACGGGGATTTAAAGATCCAGGTAGCTTGGGTGGGAAGGTTTATATGTATGATGGCCTCTATAAGATCCATGAGTCCTGGAAGGAGAGAACAAAGACTGGGATCAATTGCTTCAAGTACAAGCTGCTGAGGGAGCCAGGACAACCCGAGGGAATGTCAATCTGGAAGATGTCCCGGAAATGGGTAGAGAATCCAGCAACTAGAGGCAGAGTTCTACACCCTGATCTATCATCTGGTACTGAAAATCTTCCGGTGTGTCTTGTCAATGATGTTGACAGTGAGAAAGGACCAGGCCTTTTCACCTATATTACCCAGGTCAAATACCCAAAGCCACTAAGTTCTATGAAACCATTACAGGGTTGTTCATGCCTCAATGCTTGTCTGCCCAGTGATACCGATTGTGATTGTGCAGAGTTTAATGGAGGTAATTTACCTTATAGTTCAACAGGATTGCTTGTATGCCGCAAGAATAGGCTATATGAATGTGGTGAATCTTGCCAGTGTTCAGTTAACTGCCGTAACAGGGTGACACAGAAGGGGATTAGGGTTCACTTTGAGATCTTTAGGACAGGAAATCGAGGCTGGGGTCTTCGTTCATGGGATCCTATACGGGCTGGCTCATTTATCTGCGAGTATGTTGGCGAGGTTATTGATGAGAGTAAAAGGAATTTGGatggtgaagatgaagatgattACCTTTTTCAGACTGTGCGTCCTGGTGAGAAGACATTAAAATGGGATTATGTACCTGAACTGATGGGGGAGCAAATCACAAATAATTCAGCTGATACTTTTGAGCCACTGCCCATCAAGATAAGCGCAAAGAAAATGGGAAACATCTCACGTTTCATGAATCATAGTTGCTCCCCTAACGCCTTCTGGCAGCCAGTTCAGTTTGACCATGGAGATGACggtcacccacatatcatgttctTTGCGCTAAAGCACATCCCTCCCATGACAGAGCTGACTTATGACTATGGTGAGATTGGAGCTGATTCTGGTGGTATAGGTTCTCCTGGAGCTAAGAGATGCCTTTGTGGATCCTCAAATTGCCGGGGCTATTTCTGCTGATTATGGAAGATGTGCATTCTGCTTATCAACATGCCAATCTATCTGTTAGGTAAAAACAGTCTTCACCTGAATGCCATTCTCAGCATTGAGCATCATGCATACATCTAACTACTCCTTGCTGTTGGACATCCCTACTTGTCATGCATATTTACATGCATCTGGTTCGTATTCGATAAGCAAGCAACTAGTTGGATGTTTGTGCTTTATCTTCGCTGTAGCTGTAATACTTGTGCTTCCACAGAAACTGTGTTAAGAGTGTTGCATGTAGGAATGCATACAAGAACAATGTTATTCCTGTCCAGTGTCTTAAGAAATTCTCAGCTTCTCTATTAAGAACGAACAATGTAATTCCTGTCTAGTGTCTTGAGAAATTTTCAGCTTCTCTGTTAAGAACTCGAGACATTTCATGGTCCAGTTTTTCTTGCTACAAATTATTTTGGGTCAGGTATTTATGATAATATGTCGATGTATTTCATATCCTGCTTAGGATTACTCTATTAACAAATTCTTACACCATAAACTTGGAGCTGTTGCTTTACTTGTGTAATAATAGTTTCTGATGTTTGTAAACTAGCCCGCCTCGACTTTCTGTGAACCTAACTTGTGCTAGTCCTTTGCAGATCATTTTTTGGCCGTTCTGGTGGTACCTAGAAGAAGGGAAGTGTGCTTCTAAGATGGCTCCCCTCATGACTGCGCCGTAGTGGAGATAGTAGACTTATGTCAAGCTCTGCAATGCCCATTGTCACACAAGGACAAAGTAGCTTCTTGTGATTCTGTGACCGTAGGCCTTGTGAGGTCAATTTTGTATGATAACCTTAGTATTTTGGTCAAGTCGAACCAAAACTCTTAGCGACCAATATGCCTATTGCGCCATTGTCGAGTATGTTCAGACCAGTGGGCTGGCTTTAAAAACTTGAATTTCCTGccacagttgttctatgttgagttCTGTTTGGATTTATATATGCTACAAAAGTTACACCTTTGAATCTTCacattcaaaagaagttttcaatggCATAACTTTTGTAGCATACAACTCATTTTTTGTTGATCAAATTCATGGTCAGAGACCTCATAAacccaaacggagggagtagaactggTTGAAATTTATGTGGTATGCATCGCCAGTTCTGAGGAAATTCCCTGATAATTGCTTTTTAATGTTTATAATAACTGCAAAGGTCTCTGGGCTACGAataaggtactccctccatttttaatTAGTTCGTGTATTAGCTTtagtcaaagtcaagttttgtaaactttgacaaaatttataaataaaaatattaacatatacaataataaATCAATACTATTatatttattattgaatgtacctTCACATTATATAGATTTGTTATAGCAAATGTTTgtacttttttctataaacttggtcaaactttacgaagtttgacttcagtcaactctaatatgcagagtaaataaaaacggagggaataCATCCACACCAGGATCTTTAGGCCTTGGGCCCTTGGCCATAAAAGCGATGTAGCACGCTGCATATCTTAAAATTCTGAATTAATTCTCCAACTGGAGCATCACTTACAAACTAACGCTAGATTTGCATCACTTACAAACTAACGCTAGATTTTTCAAGTACAATTTACAAGGGAGTGTAGCAGCTGTGCAAAACTCATGCCAGTGACAGGTAGAGAAGAGCTACTGCGATACGTGAACtggaaaacacaaagaaaaagCTGGTTCAGAGCATCCTCGTGGTGTTCCCGACTCTACACTCACATGTGCATACGCTTCTTGATTCTCTGACCACGCGCCGCGACCGCTGAATATGCAACTTGATGTTCACCAGCTTGCCAGCAATCTGCATTTCGGGCATGGAACGGATAAACTGTTATAGCGAAGATTACTGTATCTGTTAAGTCCCAACATTTACACAAGGAACGAAACTGCAGATAAAATAATTGGCCTTAAAAGTGTTGGGCTCACAACATTGAACCGATGTAGAAGCAGAAACACTTCTATTTCGCGAGTATAATAGGCTGAACAACTCTAGAAGAATGTCAGGGAATTACCATTCTCCATGTAAGGTCTTCTGGTCCAAGGGGCTGAGCAGGACTTGAATATAGAAAATGCTTCGAGTACTGTCAATGCACCACGAGTAAAAATAGTCAAGATGGGTCTTCCAAGAAACTTAAGGGTATATTTGGTCGGTGCCCAAAATCACCAAAATTGGCATTGCCCATACCAACTAACTAGCACACTCTAGTTTGTTTTTCTTGGCAACATTGTTCAAATCATGGGCAAGCATAACCTTCACTGAAATTTTGGCTAGCCAAACTTTTGGTAGTCTGAACTTGGGTTCAAACCAAGCATACCCTTAAATCGTATTTAGGTTTTAAATAAGAGCAAACCTTGAGAAGATTGGATTGCATCTCCCTGACTCTTTTGGCATCGATGCCTCTTAGGTACTTCACCAGCCAGCCAGGTTGCACAGCATCAGTTGATGAAACAAACAATGCTATCTGCACAATGAAGTAACAGGCAATTATTTCACACTACAAAAACTTGTGTCTCCAAATGCAGCAGACCAATGCCGATGACTAATGGTGAGGCAAAAATACATAATCATCATGCTacaataaaaaattaaaattaaatctTGATGGGATATAATATATGCATCTCCAATAGACTGAATGTATAAGCTTTTCGTGCATGCCCACACATGTGCACATCTATATAGACATCTTTACTATAGTTTACAATTGATTGATATTGCTCACGCACCATTTTTATAATTCATAGTGACCGATATCACCAACGCATCTTCTCGGTTTATCTCACAGTGCaagtatatatactccctccgttcctaaatatttgtctttctagagatttcaacaagtgactacatacggagcaaaatgagtgaatctacactctaaaatatgtctatacatccgtatgtgatagtccatttgaaatttctaaaaagacaaatatttaggaacggagggagtagaaaataaaaTATAATCCTTAGGTACAGTGATTTCATAGATACCGTGCCAACTTTTACACAAGCTTCAGAAACACTATTGATGCAGAGAAATTGGTATATGTCAAAAGATAGGTATCACTAATTCTACAACTGTCAGTGTCATTCAAACATAGAGCCCAGTCCTGTTACTTGTTAGTAACTCAGTAATATGGATATATTTGTTTGTTATTCATGAGATTCAACTAGAAAAATATCCTATTTTTTCAGGTAACCGGTAAAGTTTTGGAGCTCCGGTAAGATATATCAACGGTCTTTGCGAACCTTCATGCTTCAAATTATGGAGAATGTTAAGGCATGTTGTAGAACAA is from Triticum aestivum cultivar Chinese Spring chromosome 3A, IWGSC CS RefSeq v2.1, whole genome shotgun sequence and encodes:
- the LOC123062375 gene encoding histone-lysine N-methyltransferase, H3 lysine-9 specific SUVH1 isoform X2, which translates into the protein MDRTSNFMPTPDQDVLDIQPLRTLAPMFPAPLGVNTFNVPNTTPPLIFVTSAGQFPGGFGAPGHPAFTSFAAAFGAQDAYGGQPASSRGQDAGRGQPASSRGQDAGGGRATTFADKYAANGGQTAANGATNLGASADNPIDVIPISAYRPTPPPVIPLDDDDDDNEHFTGNQTSASGRKIKRPSHLSGYKMSGGLGSDDNNGVKTKRNKSFHRKAGADNEFTSVPLSSSNPREVVEEVLMNFEALRRRHLQLDQAQESTKRPDLKIGATMMACNLRANIGKRIGVVPGIEIGDIFYFRMELCIIGLHTPTMAGIDYMTHTFGDKGDDSVAVCIVAAGVYENEDDATDTLVYSGSGGSSKNNEEMHDQKLERGNLALQMSLSRKNVIRVVRGFKDPGSLGGKVYMYDGLYKIHESWKERTKTGINCFKYKLLREPGQPEGMSIWKMSRKWVENPATRGRVLHPDLSSGTENLPVCLVNDVDSEKGPGLFTYITQVKYPKPLSSMKPLQGCSCLNACLPSDTDCDCAEFNGGNLPYSSTGLLVCRKNRLYECGESCQCSVNCRNRVTQKGIRVHFEIFRTGNRGWGLRSWDPIRAGSFICEYVGEVIDESKRNLDGEDEDDYLFQTVRPGEKTLKWDYVPELMGEQITNNSADTFEPLPIKISAKKMGNISRFMNHSCSPNAFWQPVQFDHGDDGHPHIMFFALKHIPPMTELTYDYGEIGADSGGIGSPGAKRCLCGSSNCRGYFC
- the LOC123062375 gene encoding histone-lysine N-methyltransferase, H3 lysine-9 specific SUVH1 isoform X1, whose protein sequence is MCYVMDTNNALLDAGIRLLRAVMDRTSNFMPTPDQDVLDIQPLRTLAPMFPAPLGVNTFNVPNTTPPLIFVTSAGQFPGGFGAPGHPAFTSFAAAFGAQDAYGGQPASSRGQDAGRGQPASSRGQDAGGGRATTFADKYAANGGQTAANGATNLGASADNPIDVIPISAYRPTPPPVIPLDDDDDDNEHFTGNQTSASGRKIKRPSHLSGYKMSGGLGSDDNNGVKTKRNKSFHRKAGADNEFTSVPLSSSNPREVVEEVLMNFEALRRRHLQLDQAQESTKRPDLKIGATMMACNLRANIGKRIGVVPGIEIGDIFYFRMELCIIGLHTPTMAGIDYMTHTFGDKGDDSVAVCIVAAGVYENEDDATDTLVYSGSGGSSKNNEEMHDQKLERGNLALQMSLSRKNVIRVVRGFKDPGSLGGKVYMYDGLYKIHESWKERTKTGINCFKYKLLREPGQPEGMSIWKMSRKWVENPATRGRVLHPDLSSGTENLPVCLVNDVDSEKGPGLFTYITQVKYPKPLSSMKPLQGCSCLNACLPSDTDCDCAEFNGGNLPYSSTGLLVCRKNRLYECGESCQCSVNCRNRVTQKGIRVHFEIFRTGNRGWGLRSWDPIRAGSFICEYVGEVIDESKRNLDGEDEDDYLFQTVRPGEKTLKWDYVPELMGEQITNNSADTFEPLPIKISAKKMGNISRFMNHSCSPNAFWQPVQFDHGDDGHPHIMFFALKHIPPMTELTYDYGEIGADSGGIGSPGAKRCLCGSSNCRGYFC